One window of Mixophyes fleayi isolate aMixFle1 chromosome 3, aMixFle1.hap1, whole genome shotgun sequence genomic DNA carries:
- the LOC142143100 gene encoding serine/threonine-protein kinase SBK1-like → MEDNQHFEIQQVSKDNFQVLKQLGQGTYGQVVMARERETGKSVALKKVKKNQTTQESFFHELFVSIYLSSCEGIISTHPTFIQTNNHYTMTQELAPAGSLHSLIQRGVGIPEEMVKRCAMQLARALDYMHSKSLVHRDVKPDNVLLMDKDCHHIKLSNFGLTQRAGTLVPSMSPIIPYMSPELCDLKYGSFLALDPSVDVWALGVLLFVAFTGSYPWRRAVDKDPLFQEFINWQSLVRQIASPRSWQKFSRKAQDMFHVLLSKDPTIRDPVGIVLNNLDFQWGVEDIPEEVFQIVVEEKDNEIREDEAQVIIIEEEDVFINVESPSDVEYIIVTYTSEESFSNYSPSTLSFWTENSLNLGSEVEIG, encoded by the exons ATGGAGGACAATCAACATTTTGAGATCCAGCAGGTATCAAAAGACAACTTTCAAGTGTTGAAACAGCTGGGCCAGGGGACTTATGGTCAAGTTGTAATGGCTCGAGAGAGGGAAACTG GTAAATCTGTTGCTTTAAAAAAAGTGAAGAAGAACCAGACCACACAGGAATCGTTCTTCCATGAGCTCTTTGTATCCATCTACCTGTCAAGCTGTGAAGGCATCATCTCTACTCATCCCACCTTCATTCAGACTAATAACCACTACACCATGACCCAGGAGCTGGCACCTGCCGGATCCCTTCATTCTCTCATTCAGCGTGGT GTTGGAATTCCAGAAGAGATGGTGAAACGTTGCGCAATGCAGCTTGCCAGAGCTCTAGATTACATGCACAGTAAATCACTGGTGCACAGGGACGTGAAGCCAGATAATGTGCTTCTAATGGACAAAGATTGCCACCACATCAAGCTGAGTAACTTTGGATTAACTCAGCGTGCAGGGACCCTTGTTCCATCTATGTCACCCATCATACCATACATGTCCCCGGAACTCTGTGACTTGAAATATGGCAGTTTCTTAGCCTTGGATCCAAGTGTTGATGTCTGGGCTTTAGGTGTGCTTCTCTTTGTTGCATTCACTGGATCCTATCCGTGGAGAAGAGCTGTGGATAAAGACCCACTTTTCCAGGAGTTCATCAACTGGCAAAGTCTTGTACGACAAATTGCATCTCCAAGATCCTGGCAGAAATTCAGTAGAAAGGCTCAGGATATGTTCCATGTTCTGCTCTCCAAAGATCCTACCATCAGGGATCCAGTAGGCATTGTCCTGAATAATCTTGACTTTCAATGGGGAGTTGAAGATATTCCAGAGGAAGTCTTTCAGATTGTGGTAGAAGAAAAAGATAATGAAATCAGAGAAGACGAGGCCCAAGTCATTATAATAGAGGAAGAagatgtatttattaatgttGAGAGCCCCAGTGATGTGGAATATATCATTGTGACCTATACCTCAGAAGAATCATTTTCTAATTATAGCCCCTCAACGTTGAGTTTTTGGACAGAAAACAGCCTTAATCTGGGATCTGAAGTAGAGATTGGCTAG
- the LOC142143101 gene encoding serine/threonine-protein kinase SBK1-like — translation MEDNQHFEIQQVSKDNFQVLKQLGQGTYGQVVMAQERETGKSVALKKVKKNQTTQELFFHELFVSIYLSGCEGIISTHPTFIQTNNHYTMTQELAPAGSLHSIIQRGVGIPEEMVKRCALQLARALEYMHSKSLVHRDVKPDNVLLMDKDCHHIKLSDFGLTQRAGTLVPSMSPIIPYMSPELCDLKYGSFLALDPSVDVWAFGVLLFVAFTGSFPWRRAVDEDPIFQEFINWQSLVRQIASPRSFAKFSRKAQDMFHVLLSKDPTIRYPVGVVLNNLDFQWGVEDIPEEVFQIVVEEEDNEIRDDEAQGIIIEGEDEFIIVESPSDVDYIIVTYTSEESFSNYSPSTLSFWTENSLNLGSEVEIG, via the exons ATGGAGGACAATCAACATTTTGAGATCCAGCAGGTATCAAAAGACAACTTTCAAGTGTTGAAACAGCTGGGCCAGGGGACTTATGGTCAAGTTGTAATGGCTCAAGAGAGGGAAACTG GTAAATCTGTTGCCTTAAAAAAAGTGAAGAAGAACCAGACAACGCAGGAATTGTTCTTCCATGAGCTCTTTGTATCCATCTACCTATCAGGCTGTGAAGGCATCATCTCTACTCATCCCACCTTCATTCAGACtaataaccactacactatgaccCAGGAGCTGGCACCTGCCGGATCccttcattccatcattcagcgTGGT GTTGGAATTCCAGAAGAGATGGTGAAACGATGCGCATTGCAGCTGGCCAGAGCTCTAGAGTACATGCACAGTAAATCACTGGTGCACAGGGACGTGAAACCAGATAATGTGCTTCTAATGGACAAAGATTGCCACCACATCAAGCTGAGTGACTTTGGATTAACTCAGCGTGCAGGGACCCTTGTTCCATCTATGTCACCCATCATACCATACATGTCCCCGGAACTCTGTGACTTGAAATATGGCAGTTTCTTAGCCTTGGATCCAAGTGTTGATGTCTGGGCTTTTGGTGTGCTTCTCTTTGTTGCATTCACTGGATCCTTTCCGTGGAGAAGAGCTGTGGATGAAGACCCAATTTTCCAGGAGTTCATCAACTGGCAAAGTCTTGTACGACAAATTGCATCTCCAAGATCCTTCGCGAAATTCAGTAGGAAGGCTCAGGATATGttccatgttctgctctcaaAAGATCCTACCATCAGGTATCCAGTAGGTGTTGTCCTGAATAATCTTGACTTTCAATGGGGAGTTGAAGATATTCCAGAGGAAGTCTTTCAGATTGTGGTAGAAGAAGAAGATAATGAAATCAGAGACGACGAAGCCCAAGGCATCATAATAGAGGGAGAAGATGAATTTATTATTGTTGAAAGCCCCAGTGATGTGGACTATATCATTGTGACCTATACCTCAGAAGAATCCTTCTCTAATTATAGTCCCTCAACGTTGAGTTTTTGGACAGAAAACAGCCTTAATCTGGGATCTGAAGTAGAGATTGGTTAG